Part of the Vigna unguiculata cultivar IT97K-499-35 chromosome 3, ASM411807v1, whole genome shotgun sequence genome, taaaagaaatacataatgatatgaatagtataatttattaaataatcacaTTGAGCTAAATTGATTTCATATATTATAGTGTATTGATTAAGTTAATCATATAACACCTTAGAagtattattaactttattataactgaatcaaatatttatacaaaacctttaataatttcaaatcaaCTTTAATTTCTTGTTCTTGAACTCTTTACCTCACAGCGATCGGATCGAAGCAGGCATGGGTGGTGGAAACAGAAGATCAAAAGGAAGAGGAAGACGCAACAACAACACCAATGGCAACGTCACTCCAAcaaaaaaccctaaatcccGAAACAGAAGAGGTTCCGATGTCAAAACGCATTCTTTATCGATGGTGGTTTCGTGTCCGATTGGCACCTTCCCTCTCCCGCCAACACTCCAGgtttcaaaaacattttaatttattgttgaaTCTTATCATTGAACTGTTGGCTTTTGCTATTATTCTGCAACGCGCTTTCTTTTGTAACTGGGTTGAAGGGAGAATTTCTGGAAAGGAAAAGTTTTTTAATCAAGATTCATTTATTGTTAAATTCTGGTCATCGAATCTTTTGTTCTTGGATCTTTTTCTTGAATTCGGGTGGGTTGCGGGCAGAAAGTCTCAGTGTTTTGTTATCAAGAGTTCCTTATCGTTAAAATCCGGTCTTTGTGATTTCTTTATCAAGaagttattgttttttttttatcaaggaTCCGTTAATGTTAAAATCTGATAATTGGAATTTTTGTACCGTTATCGTCATTATTTAATTTGGGTTTTTCTTTTTGGATCGGGATGCGGCAGGGAGAAGAGAGAAATAACAATAGATGAATATGAGTCACATAATCAACAAATAGAAATTCGTTCATGTCATTAAATATCTTAAACTTTTGGGAGAGTTGATTGTTAGTGAAAGCTATAAATCTTTTGATATCATAAACTAACTTTAACCTTGTTCCCAGGATGTCTTGCCAAATGAAAAGCCACGCATGACCAGTGCCCAGGTACACCTTGTTTAATATCTATGTCCATTAGCCTCCTGCTTTGTTCAATGTATCTTAAAATGGACTATTTCTTTATAGTTGAGATTGCCTATTCTACAAACTTCAGCTGTTGGGAGTTGATCATGAGGATGTCTATTTTTTCTGTTGCTCACTAtgtataaataagaaatatgttAGTGGAAACAGAAGAGTGGGAAAGAAACATACTAAACAGAACAATTTTAGGTTGCAAGAAGTTCAATCTCCCCAGAACAAAGTTCTCAGGCAGCCATAAAGTGAAGGACAAGAGATAAAGTGGACAAAAGGGTTCATAAGCTAATCAGCCTGTCTCATTTGTATCAAGTGGCATGATCCCTTCTGAAACTGTACCTGTTACAGTTGTTGCAGCTGAAGAGACTCATAGGAAGGGTGTCACTAGCTCTGCTAATATAGGTTCATTTGAAGAACACTCTACTGGTTTTGGTTCAAAAATGATGGCTAAAATGGGATACATGGAGGGAGGAGGATTGGGGAAAAATGGTCAAGGTATGGCACAACCTGTTGAAGTTATTCAAAGGCCTAAATTGCTTAGTTTGGGTGTAAAATTCTCCAACAACCCAGGTGAGCCAGTTGGGAGCATATCATTAGGAGTTGGTGCTGAATCTTTTGGTTTGGGTGTAGGATTGTCCAGCAGTTCTTGTGAACCAGCTAGGAACAAACCTTCAAGAGTTGGTGCTTTTGAAAAACATACCAAAGATTTTGGGTCTAAGATGATGGCAAAGATGAACTTTGTTGAAGGTAAGGGATCAGGTAAAGAATCACACGGCATCACCATCCCATTGACTGTTCTAAGATAACCAAAGTCATGAGGACTAGGTGCCAAAAgttaatttaaacataatttattttctgtCTTTGTATGTAATTGTATTATGTGTTGCTTAAACCTTATGATTCTGTCTTGTAATTTAGATTTAGTATGGGATGACCATCTCTTGAATCACTCTGTTAGAATTACTAATTCCAGCtccgttattttcttttttagataATTGTCATAGTAAAAGGCAAGTCATCAAAGACTATTATGTCACCAAAGCATTCTTATGTACGAACTATGAATTCTTTAATGCTCTGGTTACTCTCTGGTTATCGTATTGGCCTTTTGCGTTTTTCAGTTTCCAATTTGAACCCGTCTTGTTTTGGAtttaatttggaagaaaagaaaggaacacTTCAGCAAAATGGTAAGCTGTTCCCTTTCATTTTCAATGGCAATTGGGCAAGATGGCATTGTTGCATGTCATACATCCATCTCAATAAACTAATGTAATCCATATATGggatttaataatttaaaaaccatTGGTGTTCAGCTATATTAACACTGCATATTTATAATGTAATTTCAACACTTTCTTAAAAAGAAGATCGTCAGGTCCAATCTTATTTTTCacttatatctatttttaagtTACCTACATGCTGAAGCTTCATAATTCAGAATATCAACCCTTTAGGTTAGTGTCACTTCAAATACCTGTATAAAATAAACGGatgtttataaacaattttttcggCTAATTTGGTTATAGCTGTAATAAATAATAGCCATAAGGATCAATTTTTGTGCTAATTTCCAGCCTAAACTCAACCCCTTTTTATGAGTTCTTTTTTAAGAAGacaattatcattatatatatatatatatatatatatatatatatatatatatattaatttatggaattttttatacttttttgttaacttatctaattatcTTTCAACATAATTACATGTCACTAAATGATACTTCTATCCCCCAACTATCTCAATCAACCAACGTAATTGCTTTGTTTTTGCCTCTTCCTCTCAGCATATTTCAAGGAATGAATTGTTTTGGAATTGCAAACCTTTGTTTTTCACTGCCTTACTCATCACCAATACCGTTACACCTAGCTTTTCAAAAGGAGGCccgtattttatatatatatatatatatatatatatatatatatatatatatatatatatatataaaccctaAATACATGTAtgagatatattatatattattctagTTTGTTGAGATAGATACATCACATATAACATGCATCATATATCATGTCATCTTGCTCGGTTACTCTTGAAAATAATGATAGAACACCCTGTCATTTTGTTAGTGAAGTTTTCTTTACTGTTTTGTGATTAAATCTAATTTCATctctacatatatatatatatatatatatatatatatatatatatatatatatatatatataaaacctaAATACATGTAtgagatatattatatattattctaatTTGTTGAGATAGATACATCACATATAACATGCACCATATATCATGTCACCTTGCTCAGTTActgttgaaaataataataatagaacacCCTACCATTTTGCTAGTGAAGTTTTCTTTTCTACTCTGTGATTAAATCTAATTTCATatctactatatatatatatatatatatatatatatatatataaacctaaCTACATGTAtgagatatattatatattattctagTTTGTTGAGATAGATACATCACATATAATATGCATCATATATCATGTCATCTTGCTTAGTTATTGTTGAAAATAATGATAGAACACCCTTTGCTAGTGAAGTTTTCTTTTCTGCTCTGTGATTAAATCTAATTtcatctcatatatatatatatatatatatatgatgttttTGATGACTTTGATGACTTTTACTATGAGAggtctagaaaaaaaaatattaggaagCCTCAAGGGTTCCAGCATTATGATCAAGTGATTCTCATCCCATAGTAAATCTAAATTACAAGGCAGAATCATAATGTTTAAGCCATCACACAATACAATTAGATGcaaacacagaaaaaaaaaattatgtctaaatCAACTTTTGGCACCTAATCCTTGTGATTTTGGTAATCTAAGAGCAGTTAATGGAGTAGTGATGCCTTGTGATTCTCTACCTAATCCCTTACCTTCAACAAACCCCATCTTTGGCATCATCTTAGACCCAAAACCTTTGGTATGTTTTTCAAAAGCACCAACTCTTGAAGGTTTGTTCCTAGCTGGTTCACATAAGCTGTTGGACAATCCTACACCCAAACCAAGAGATTCAGCACCAACTCCTAAAGATATGTTCCCAACTGACTCACCTGGGTTATTGGAGAATTTTACACCCAAACCAAGTGATCTAGGCCTTTGAATAACCTCAACAGGTTGTGCCATACCTTGACCATTTTTCTCCAATCCTCCTCCCTCCATATATCCCATCTTAGCCATCATTTTTGAACCAAAACCAGTAGAGTGTTCTTCAAATGAACCTATATTAGCAGAGCTAGTGACACCCTTCCTATGAGTCTCTTCAGCCTCAACAACTGTAACAGGTACAGTTTCAGAATGGATCATGCCACTTGATACAAATGAGACAGGCTGATTAGCTTATGAACCCTTTTGTCCACTTTATCTCTTGTCCTTCACTTTATGGCTGCCTGAGAACTTGTTCTGGGGAGATTGAACTTCTTGCAACCTAAAATTGTTCTGTTTAGTATGTTTCTTTCCCACTCTTCTGTCTCCACTGACATATTTCTTATTTACATTGTGACAGAATAATCAGTATCACATCATCAACTTCCAATTACAGAATGTTGTGTAGCAGTGAGTTTCAACTACAAAATGTTAAAGTATAGATAATTCTGAATATGCATGATTGTATATAtgctactaaataaaataaccaagttttgaaagaaaaattcaatg contains:
- the LOC114179592 gene encoding G-patch domain-containing protein C1486.03-like; amino-acid sequence: MIPSETVPVTVVAAEETHRKGVTSSANIGSFEEHSTGFGSKMMAKMGYMEGGGLGKNGQGMAQPVEVIQRPKLLSLGVKFSNNPGEPVGSISLGVGAESFGLGVGLSSSSCEPARNKPSRVGAFEKHTKDFGSKMMAKMNFVEGKGSGKESHGITIPLTVLR
- the LOC114175537 gene encoding tuftelin-interacting protein 11-like; this translates as MIHSETVPVTVVEAEETHRKGVTSSANIGSFEEHSTGFGSKMMAKMGYMEGGGLEKNGQGMAQPVEVIQRPRSLGLGVKFSNNPGESVGNISLGVGAESLGLGVGLSNSLCEPARNKPSRVGAFEKHTKGFGSKMMPKMGFVEGKGLGRESQGITTPLTALRLPKSQGLGAKS